tcccaaatgtccatcaacactagaatggataaatatactTGAGAATTAGAGTCCTATGAGTAATAAAATGAACTCAGTATGTATCAAGATGCATGAATGTCAAAAGTATGTCgttgaaaaaaagaagcaagtcacagaatACATACACTATGgttacatttatataaagttgGTGAAGAGCACAAACAAAAAGGATACCTTACATAAGGCCACACAGATAGAGATGTGGTAAAATTACGTAGAGAAATAAGAGAATAATTACAAAGTCCAGGATGGAGTGAGAGTCTGCATGTGTGAGAAGAATGAAGTCAGGGAGAAACACTGGAACTGGTAATGTTCTATTTACTCTCCTGTTGGTGGGTTCACAGATCTTCATTTTATTAtagttctttaaatattacatatatgtagTGCACAGTCTTTTGTATGCAAGTCACAATAAAACATGTTGAGTGCAAAAAAGAGTGGAAAAAGAGAGTAGGTGGTTAAGCTGTGGAAATCATGTATATTATTAGCAGCACCAATGCGAACGAAACCAAATGTTACAGTATACAGACGGTTATGTGTGACTTGGGCTGAAATCTCCAGTGTCTTCACCATACATGGGTTCAAAAGGTGCTGTCATGAAAGTGGTGTACTCTGGAAAACTGTTAGAAAACTCAAAAAGTGGCCCTGGTGACGACAAAGACAATGATATTGAAGATGCATGAAactctttaaaagaatttttttcattaaatcacAGTGAAAAAAAGGACTTTTAAATTAACATGATTTTACATGTGATTTTAACTATGTATGTGTGATTCATTAATCTATACATTAAATAAGGCAAGTAGACATGTATTTCTTCTACACTtatagaactatatatatattcaagttGGCCAAAAAAGTTTCCTTTCAATCGTCGTGTCGGTATTATGGGGTTATATTTGGCATACACGGTTATGTGTCAGATTGGCATACACGGTTATGTGTCAGATTGGAAAGGGTTTTACCTGGAATGAATTTTTGCCACTTCTGATCCACATTGTACTTCACACAGTGATTTCCTGAAGGAAATATAATGATCTGTTCATCGAAGAAGAACACATTGTTGGACACGTGGGATCGAAGACCAAAAACATGCAGCGACTGAGCTACCACAGTGGACATGGTCCCAGTGAGGAGTGTCGCTAAAGATGCAGCGCAGCTGTTGAGCGTGGAGAAGCGCGTCACCCCGCCCACATTACCGTCCCCGCCCCCCGAGACACGCCCCTAGATCCTCCCCCGGACTCCTcttccgccccctccccccagcaaccTTCTCCCGCGCGCCCGACCCcgctccttcctctcctctttcctttggCCTTCGTGGCTTCCTGCTCCTCCGGACGACCCCGAGGGACCCTTCCCACCTGTCGCTTCTGCTCTCTGGATCACCAGAGCACGCGTGTATACAGGGTACTACGCCTACGAATCCCAAGCAACGCGGCACTCACAGACGCCGGAGCGGTTCCTATAGCAACGGGAAACCGGAAGTGTGTCAGCAGCCGGAAGCGGAACTCCGATCAGAAAGTTCAGCTGCCTCTGGGGGCTGTCGGGAGCTGGTGTTGTTCGAGTCCACGTGGAGCAGCGGgcgggagggcagggggctgaaagcgggcggcggcggcgacgaGGGGAGCCCTTTTCCAGGCGCGGGGGCCTCGGGCTCCTTCGCTTCCTCCGGCAGGTGTGGACGTGCGTGCTGCGAGATGGACACTCCCCCGCTCTCAGATTCGGACTCGGATTCTGATGACCCCCTTGTCACAGACAGAGAGGTAGGTGTCATCCGAGCTCGTGGGGCTGCGCGCAGGAGAGGGGTCCTCATTCCCCGGTACTGACCGCCGATCGTGCCCTGTAGTTGCAGGAGGCGTTTTCCCGAGGGCTTCTGAAGCCAGGCCTCAACGTGGTGCTAGAGGGGCCGAAGAAGGCCGTGAACGACGTGGTGAGCTCGGGTGCCTGGTTGGAGGTTGCTGGACTTGGGATGCGCGCGAGGCACCGTTGTGCTCGGGAGGCTGCGTTCTAGTCCCAGGAAAGACACAACCTGCGTATTGCCAAGAGGGTCAACTACCTGTCGGGGTCTTGGGGGTTAGCTCTTCTTCCACTGGCCTGTTACTGTCTTGCGAGCTTAGTGTCTGAATTTCCTAGAATGGCCTGAAGCAGTGTTTGGCTGAATTCAAGCGGGATCTGGAATGGGTTGAAAGGCTTGATGTGACCCTGGGTCCGGTACCTGCAATCCGTGGACCGCAGGCAACATCTCAGAACAAGGATCAGAAAGCCGTTGATCCAGAAGATGACTTTCAGCGTGAGATGAGCTTGTATGTGTGTTTTCAAATGTGGGTTCTTGTGCTGGAGAGGGGGAAGCCGTGGGCCCGTACTCCTCAGAGGTGTCGTAGGCCGGGGTGTAGGGAGGAAGTCTTCTTTGGACTGAAGAGCTAGGAGATTCTCCCTGGTTGAGAGAAGAGCCCCTTTGTCCAGCAATCACAATTTAAAGTACAGTTTATTTTCAAATACCCAGTTttaaagtttgtgtgtgtgtgtgtgtgtctgtgtgtgtgtgtgcagttaattattagaacaaaaatttgcTTATGGAAGGTCCTTATATGGGCTTTTCTTAGTGACCACATAAGAATGTGTAATTGGCATTTGTTTGTAAGTTAATGGGCACTTCTAAAGTGGTCATTCTCTTAaactactaatttatttttagcaataCTCCCCACTCCTTTTAAAAAGAGTGCACATCTCAATTTCTCCCATTAAGTTAATGaggttttattactgtttttgtttgtgtgtgtgttcttgctgGTGGAGGTCAGATGTTGAGAGTCCTGACCTTGGCTGCCTCATGAGAGCAGTGAAAAGGATGTGAGGCCTCTCTCCCTTAGCTTATTTTACACTTTTGTCCTACATCCTCAGCTACAGTCAGGCCCAGGCAGCAGTGCTTGCAGTATTGCCCCGCCTCCATCAGCTCAAAGTCCCTACCAAGCGGCCCACGGATTATTTTGCAGAGATGGCCAAGTCTGATCAGCAGATGCAGAAGGTGAGAAACAgaaatggttttctctggatagcTGAGGCGTTGTACTTAAGTGTATTCAACTGGCTTATCTCCTTTAACATTTACACATAGGCATAAGCCCACTGATAGGGAATGGGTTGTCAGTGGACAATTATTATCTCAGTTATCTACATCAGATTCGTGCCAATCACCACCAGTTGGATAAATGTAAGGGTGACATTTTCCTAATTTAAACAGTTAAGGGGAGGAAAGTACTGTAAGAAGTGTGGTCCCTGAAGTAAAGATGGCCTTTATGCATTTCCTAACTGGCTTGGTCATGGCATGATGCGTGGAAAAGACAATAGTTCTTTCCTGCCAATGCCTGGGGGCAGTACTATAACTGGTAGACAGTtacctttctctgggcctcagttttcctcttctgtaaaatgaaggattAATATATGGCTCAGATTTGATATAATTTAGAGTTAGGTAGAATTTGCCCTCATTCAACTTTGGGAGGCAGAGAATTACCAACATCTAATCCAAGATATACCTAAATAATTCCCTTGGGTCTCAAgctggattttcttttctcagtgtACTCAGGGAAGCTAATTTAGAGACAAGCCCAGACCCATCTCTGCACATTCAAACTGACAACTGCTCATCCTTTAACTGAAATGTGTATGTTTAATGCATGCTGCTAGGTACCTGATATCTGTTTGAGCTTTTATTGTGTATGTGGTGTATTGGAGAAGGGGGCCGAAGCTGCACATTCTGCCGACAGTAGGGACGGAGAGAAGTTAGTCTTCTCTCCTGGTACCATGCCATTTTGCGTAATGCATCAAACAGCACACCGGGAGGAGGGAGGTCGCTTTGATATTCTGGTTGCAAGGCTGAGACTTTTGGTGTCTTGGACAAAGTGGTCAGCCTTTGGGACTTATTGTCCTTGTGTGTAGAACGCAGGGCTTGGAGTAGCTGATTCGCAAGGTCCCTTTGAGCCCCATAGTTTGCAGAGCTGGAAATAACTGCTCCCTGCTGCAGTGCATCCTAAGCAGCAGTCATCCCAATTTCAAATAACATAAGCTGATaatattttgtgttttagatTCGACAGAAGCTGCAGGCTAAACAGGTCGCCATGGAGAGGTCGGAAAAGGCTAAGCAGCTGCGAGCACTTAGGAAATACGGAAAGAAGGTGGGAAGGAAAAGGAGCGGGGTTGGGATGGGGCCGAGTGTGTTTGTCAGTAGATTGCTTGGTCTGCATTGGTTCCGTGCCGCGTGTGTGTTCCATCGTGTGTTTACTGTTTCACAGTGGCATGGGTGCTACTGTCCGTGAGCACAATCCCTCCTGGACACCTGTGTGTAGCCAGAGGTAGTGTGGTCACTACTGGCAAGTCATGCGCCTCTCTGGGCTGCAGTTTGCACACCTGTACATCAGAGAACTGGGTCCAGATCAATGGTTTCCCAACCTGACCTCACAGCACAGTCAACTGGGGAAACTTCAAAACAGATTTCTAGGCTTCGGGAACTCTGGGAATCTGTATGTTTTCATCCCTTGCCCCTATAGCTTCTGAGATGGCTCCAATACACATCctggtttgagaatcactggcctAGATGATTATAAAGTCCTTGAAGGAATCAATCATATTATTGATTGTTATCCAATCAGAAAAAATGGCACCAGTATGTTTGAACTGTGACTGAGTTCCGCTGTAAAGCCAGAAGGCATATACCATGAAACTTTCCttgatttccttatttatttcatgaTTACCTAAGAAGGAAGATGACAGGAACTAAACTTAGGGTTGTGGGAAGAAATGACTGTGAAGAGGATCAGCATGGGTGTTAAGACCTTGCTAACGTTTTCGACGTAAACACTTGTGATCTGGGTGCTGAGCTGCCGTCCACAGTTGCAGTTATTTCCCTGATGGATCCTTAGCAGGGTATGAGCAGATTAGCATCCTGGACTCTGCACAAGGGCAGCTGTGGATCTATTGGATGGATGTGGTTGGTGGTTGAGATCAACTCAAAGACTTGGGCAGTTGGTTTAACATAACTTAAATTATCAAAGGAAAGAATAACTTAGTCGGGTCCATTAGCCCCTTGTTTCTAATGTGAGGAAACCTCAGGGCTCTGTTTCTCAGTGGGGGACAGTTCTGCTTaccagggaacatttggcaatgctGGAGA
This sequence is a window from Globicephala melas chromosome 1, mGloMel1.2, whole genome shotgun sequence. Protein-coding genes within it:
- the EBNA1BP2 gene encoding probable rRNA-processing protein EBP2 produces the protein MDTPPLSDSDSDSDDPLVTDRELQEAFSRGLLKPGLNVVLEGPKKAVNDVNGLKQCLAEFKRDLEWVERLDVTLGPVPAIRGPQATSQNKDQKAVDPEDDFQREMSFYSQAQAAVLAVLPRLHQLKVPTKRPTDYFAEMAKSDQQMQKIRQKLQAKQVAMERSEKAKQLRALRKYGKKVQTEVLQKRQREKAHMMSAIKKYQKGFSDKLDFLEGDQKPVARSTKEGAKGQQMKKGPSAKRRYKNQRFGYGGKKKGSKWNTRESYDDVSGFRAKIAHGKGLKRPGKKGSNKRPGKRTREKMKSRTR